The following proteins are co-located in the Tardibacter chloracetimidivorans genome:
- a CDS encoding histidine kinase, translating into MIWRWVAGGLALALGVLAVLFWRDESARASDSVIPPRPAAVLSQGIAAPPPAAPEASEQKREERRFNRYDKDRDEAITREEYLASRRKAFAKLDVNGDGRLSFEEWAIRTTDKFAKADADGSKVLTRAEFATTRVKRKAPARPECAPVAAAAGDEES; encoded by the coding sequence ATGATCTGGCGTTGGGTAGCGGGCGGGCTTGCGCTGGCCCTTGGAGTGCTTGCGGTGCTGTTCTGGCGGGACGAAAGCGCGCGCGCGAGCGACAGCGTAATTCCGCCAAGGCCGGCGGCCGTACTCAGCCAAGGGATCGCCGCTCCGCCTCCCGCCGCGCCTGAGGCGAGCGAGCAGAAGCGCGAGGAGCGCCGCTTCAACCGCTATGACAAAGACCGCGACGAGGCGATCACCCGCGAGGAATATCTTGCGAGCCGCCGCAAGGCGTTCGCCAAGCTCGATGTCAATGGCGACGGCAGGCTTTCCTTCGAGGAATGGGCGATCAGGACGACGGACAAGTTCGCCAAGGCGGACGCCGATGGATCGAAAGTGCTGACACGCGCCGAGTTCGCGACGACGCGGGTGAAGCGCAAGGCCCCGGCAAGGCCGGAGTGCGCCCCGGTCGCGGCAGCCGCTGGAGACGAGGAGAGCTGA
- a CDS encoding TadE/TadG family type IV pilus assembly protein yields MRNAQILKLWRDTRGTTLVEFALASPILIMFILAVMQIGMTMQAYSALREVIGSGGRAAMVAYQDKSDGVMTETQVEDMIKTRASAAGHRLRADDLTVDVTITDDNVLLAKKIQIDLDYDVELVIPFWKTSALTLSESRMFYVPQ; encoded by the coding sequence GTGAGGAACGCACAGATCCTGAAACTGTGGCGTGATACGCGCGGCACCACGCTGGTGGAGTTTGCGCTCGCAAGCCCGATACTCATAATGTTCATCCTTGCGGTCATGCAGATCGGCATGACGATGCAGGCCTATAGCGCGCTGCGCGAGGTGATCGGCTCCGGCGGGCGCGCGGCGATGGTAGCCTATCAGGACAAGAGCGATGGCGTCATGACCGAAACCCAGGTGGAGGACATGATAAAGACCCGCGCATCCGCCGCGGGACACAGGCTGAGGGCCGATGACCTGACGGTGGATGTAACGATCACCGATGACAATGTGCTGCTCGCCAAGAAGATACAGATCGATCTCGACTATGACGTCGAGCTGGTGATCCCCTTCTGGAAGACGAGTGCCCTCACGCTCAGCGAAAGCCGGATGTTCTACGTGCCCCAATAG
- a CDS encoding TadE/TadG family type IV pilus assembly protein produces MKKLFIKRLKSDDKGSATIEFAVFASMFFMVMMVALDFGMYLTYQLRLNAAVEQGSMLAFNNRKAFDKQQIENYVAAASRLPGGTVTVDVECNGSSDCTGAIGQCVCLSPDGQSFTAADSCGKECTGGSTSGFYLSIDASYPYSAVVVPNKYLEGTNIRQTAMVRLQ; encoded by the coding sequence ATGAAGAAGCTTTTCATAAAGCGGCTGAAGTCGGACGACAAAGGCAGCGCCACCATCGAGTTCGCGGTCTTTGCCTCGATGTTCTTCATGGTGATGATGGTTGCGCTCGATTTCGGCATGTACCTGACCTACCAGCTTCGCCTCAATGCGGCAGTGGAGCAGGGCAGCATGCTGGCCTTCAACAACCGCAAGGCTTTCGATAAACAGCAGATTGAAAATTATGTCGCGGCCGCAAGCCGCCTGCCCGGCGGGACGGTAACGGTGGATGTGGAATGCAACGGATCGAGCGACTGTACCGGCGCAATCGGTCAGTGCGTCTGCCTTTCCCCAGACGGACAGAGCTTCACCGCCGCCGACTCCTGCGGAAAGGAATGCACAGGCGGTTCCACCTCGGGCTTTTACCTAAGCATTGATGCGAGCTATCCCTATTCGGCTGTGGTCGTTCCCAACAAATATCTTGAAGGGACGAACATCCGCCAGACCGCGATGGTGAGGCTGCAATGA
- a CDS encoding MliC family protein: MGIGGEIMRLGIFGIGLAAALAVGGCATGAESGPDRYYACSDGSRIGVSFLSQDAVRVRLPSRKNLILPLVSEDAGNRYADERHELVDRGDQLTWKAGQAAAVTCRPDR, translated from the coding sequence ATGGGAATCGGAGGGGAAATCATGCGCCTTGGCATATTCGGAATTGGACTGGCGGCCGCGCTCGCCGTCGGCGGCTGCGCAACCGGGGCCGAGTCCGGGCCCGACCGCTATTACGCCTGCTCGGACGGGTCGCGCATCGGCGTTTCATTCCTCAGCCAGGACGCCGTCCGTGTCAGGCTGCCCTCGCGCAAGAACCTCATCCTGCCGCTGGTCAGCGAGGATGCGGGCAATCGCTATGCCGATGAACGGCATGAGCTGGTGGACAGGGGCGACCAGCTGACCTGGAAAGCCGGACAGGCGGCGGCCGTCACCTGCCGGCCGGATCGCTGA
- a CDS encoding TadE/TadG family type IV pilus assembly protein, with product MFRKLAQDERGNVSLLGAASLIAIVGLAAFAVELGQGYSARVENQRVADTAALGAALAYSGSEDVAVLTATAQSIAAAQGILASQVAAALIASPTGDGSQAVQVTVTTPLALRLARVFTSTASMNISARSIASLSGGGPACILALSNTASNGISANGGTSVTATECGMAANMNINTVGSAKLIAKTVRTGGSVSSSGGSSVTTAPTPNKITQNVANAAVDPLAGSSDVSSAIAQIGTYTNVLSGVAATGSDYTLDYNPPNSLKPFWNSGTSTYTFPAGIYTIKKLKLSGGIKAVFQGYSTITISGGIDHGGASLTFGDGPLTVVGETKIGGGTTLTIGAGRHYFGQITVGGGSIMTVGAGDVDIDGAIDLAGGSTLTFGDGNVAIGTGSGSTKDKSIFMSGTSTLSFGDGTFSAEGSITTQGGSKITFGKTSNHYINGNLDIKGAAKLGEGRYTVNGDFTDGTGGTTWPTGTMLGGKDVGGYDVAGINVTLVISGKLDLGGGAKVYLTAPGDSSSGGISNVLVANTDGDAFSFGGGSASIMSGMLYAPNSTMTMSGGATLSSGGGCFMLVADTISMKGGSAGATICPGMGGGSSAEVMLLQ from the coding sequence TTGTTCAGAAAACTCGCACAGGACGAACGCGGCAATGTGAGCCTGCTGGGCGCAGCAAGCCTCATCGCCATCGTCGGGCTTGCAGCCTTTGCCGTGGAGCTGGGGCAGGGCTATTCCGCGCGCGTGGAAAACCAGCGCGTCGCCGATACCGCGGCGCTGGGCGCGGCGCTCGCCTATAGCGGCAGTGAGGACGTGGCGGTGCTGACCGCAACGGCGCAGTCGATCGCAGCCGCGCAGGGCATCCTCGCCTCGCAGGTGGCGGCCGCGCTGATCGCCTCGCCGACCGGTGACGGCAGCCAGGCCGTGCAGGTGACGGTCACGACTCCGCTGGCGCTGCGGCTGGCCCGGGTATTCACCAGCACCGCATCCATGAACATTTCGGCGCGTTCCATCGCCTCGCTCTCAGGCGGCGGACCGGCCTGTATTCTTGCATTGTCCAACACCGCATCGAACGGCATTTCGGCCAATGGTGGAACCAGCGTGACAGCCACTGAATGCGGTATGGCGGCCAATATGAACATCAATACGGTCGGCAGCGCAAAACTGATTGCTAAAACCGTACGGACAGGTGGCAGCGTCAGTTCTTCAGGCGGGAGCAGTGTCACCACGGCTCCAACACCCAACAAGATCACGCAGAATGTAGCAAACGCCGCTGTCGATCCGCTTGCGGGAAGCTCGGATGTATCGAGCGCCATCGCGCAAATCGGAACCTACACAAATGTTCTGAGCGGCGTGGCCGCCACCGGCTCTGACTATACGCTCGACTACAATCCACCTAACTCCTTGAAGCCATTTTGGAATAGCGGGACGAGCACTTACACTTTCCCGGCGGGCATCTACACGATCAAAAAGCTCAAGCTGAGCGGCGGCATCAAGGCCGTGTTCCAAGGCTACAGCACGATAACCATTAGCGGAGGCATCGATCACGGTGGTGCATCGCTGACCTTTGGAGATGGACCCCTTACTGTCGTGGGTGAAACCAAGATAGGTGGCGGCACGACCCTTACCATCGGCGCTGGGCGTCACTATTTCGGGCAGATCACTGTCGGTGGGGGCTCGATCATGACAGTGGGCGCAGGCGACGTCGACATCGACGGCGCGATCGACCTTGCGGGCGGTTCGACACTCACGTTCGGAGACGGGAATGTCGCTATCGGCACTGGCAGTGGATCGACCAAGGATAAGTCGATCTTCATGTCGGGCACCAGCACACTCAGCTTCGGCGACGGCACATTCAGCGCCGAGGGTAGCATCACCACCCAAGGTGGCAGCAAGATTACATTCGGCAAGACGTCGAACCACTACATCAACGGGAATCTTGATATCAAAGGCGCGGCCAAGCTGGGTGAGGGACGGTACACGGTGAATGGAGATTTCACCGATGGTACCGGCGGTACGACTTGGCCAACTGGAACCATGCTGGGAGGAAAGGATGTCGGTGGCTATGACGTAGCCGGCATCAACGTGACCCTGGTGATTTCCGGCAAGCTTGATCTTGGAGGCGGAGCAAAAGTCTATCTGACAGCGCCCGGCGATTCTTCATCTGGAGGCATCAGCAACGTGCTGGTGGCAAATACGGATGGTGACGCGTTCAGTTTCGGTGGTGGTTCGGCCAGCATCATGTCCGGCATGCTCTATGCGCCCAACTCAACGATGACCATGAGCGGCGGAGCGACATTAAGTTCTGGCGGGGGCTGTTTCATGCTGGTTGCGGATACGATCTCGATGAAGGGTGGCAGCGCCGGAGCGACGATCTGCCCCGGCATGGGCGGCGGCAGCAGCGCCGAAGTGATGCTGCTCCAATAG
- the ettA gene encoding energy-dependent translational throttle protein EttA, which translates to MAGYQYSYVMKGLTKTFPGAPKPVLNNIHLQFLPGTKIAIIGVNGAGKSTLMKIMAGFDKDYSGEAWAAEGVRVGYLAQEPQLDPKKTVRENVMDGVRPVADMIERFNAISAEMGDPKDDTDFDALLAEMGELQEKIDAADGWSLDSQLEQAMDALRCPPGDWSVESLSGGEKRRIALCRLLLEKPEVLLLDEPTNHLDAESVQWLEKHLIDYAGNVILVTHDRYFLDNVVGWVLELDRGRGIPFEGNYSKWLEGKAKRMEQEEREEEGRQKAIKEELEWIRQSPKARQSKSKARIKAFDELVDRQNDRRPGSAQILIQVPERLGGTVIEAKNLSKAYGDKLLFENLSFSLPPGGIVGVIGPNGAGKTTLFKLITGAEKPDSGEIRVGETVKLGYVDQSRDALDPNKNVWEEVSGGNERFYFGKNEVATRAYVGAFNFKGGDQQKKVGQLSGGERNRVHMAKMLAEGGNVLLLDEPTNDLDVETLRALEEALENFAGCAVVISHDRFFLDRLATHILAFEGNSHVEWFEGNFESYEEDKRRRLGDEADRPHRMTYKKLTR; encoded by the coding sequence ATGGCCGGCTATCAATATTCTTATGTGATGAAGGGGCTGACAAAGACCTTCCCCGGCGCGCCCAAGCCGGTGCTGAACAACATCCACCTCCAGTTCCTGCCCGGAACCAAGATCGCGATCATCGGCGTGAACGGCGCGGGCAAATCGACCCTGATGAAGATCATGGCCGGTTTCGACAAGGATTACAGCGGCGAAGCCTGGGCGGCCGAGGGCGTGCGCGTCGGCTATCTGGCGCAGGAGCCGCAGCTCGACCCGAAAAAGACGGTGCGCGAAAACGTCATGGACGGCGTGCGGCCCGTCGCCGACATGATCGAGCGGTTCAACGCGATTTCCGCCGAAATGGGCGACCCGAAGGACGACACCGATTTCGACGCGCTGCTTGCCGAAATGGGCGAACTGCAGGAAAAGATCGACGCGGCTGACGGCTGGTCGCTGGACAGCCAGCTGGAACAGGCGATGGACGCGCTGCGCTGCCCGCCGGGCGACTGGTCGGTCGAAAGCCTGTCCGGCGGTGAAAAGCGCCGCATCGCGCTGTGCCGCCTGCTGCTGGAAAAGCCGGAAGTGCTGCTGCTGGACGAGCCGACCAACCATCTGGACGCCGAAAGCGTGCAATGGCTTGAAAAGCATCTGATCGATTATGCCGGCAACGTCATTCTCGTCACCCACGACCGCTACTTCCTGGACAATGTGGTGGGCTGGGTGCTGGAGCTGGACCGCGGCCGGGGCATTCCCTTCGAGGGCAACTACTCCAAATGGCTTGAAGGCAAGGCCAAGCGCATGGAGCAGGAAGAGCGCGAGGAAGAGGGCCGCCAGAAGGCGATCAAGGAGGAGCTGGAGTGGATCCGGCAGAGCCCCAAGGCCCGGCAGTCCAAATCAAAGGCGCGTATCAAGGCGTTCGACGAGCTGGTCGACCGGCAGAACGACCGTCGCCCCGGCAGCGCACAGATCCTCATCCAGGTGCCCGAGCGGCTTGGCGGGACGGTGATCGAGGCGAAGAACCTCAGCAAGGCCTATGGCGACAAGCTGCTGTTCGAGAACCTGAGCTTCAGCCTTCCGCCGGGCGGCATCGTCGGCGTGATCGGGCCGAACGGCGCGGGCAAGACCACGCTGTTCAAGCTCATCACCGGGGCGGAAAAGCCGGACAGCGGCGAAATCCGCGTCGGCGAGACGGTGAAGCTGGGCTATGTCGACCAGAGCCGCGACGCGCTGGACCCCAACAAAAATGTCTGGGAGGAAGTGTCGGGCGGCAACGAGCGCTTCTACTTCGGCAAGAACGAGGTGGCGACGCGGGCCTATGTCGGCGCGTTCAACTTCAAGGGCGGCGATCAGCAGAAGAAAGTCGGCCAGCTTTCAGGCGGTGAGCGCAACCGCGTCCACATGGCCAAGATGCTGGCGGAGGGCGGCAATGTGCTGCTGCTGGACGAGCCGACCAACGACCTTGATGTGGAGACGCTGCGCGCGCTGGAGGAGGCGCTTGAGAACTTCGCGGGCTGCGCGGTGGTGATCAGCCACGACCGCTTCTTCCTGGACCGGCTGGCGACGCACATCCTGGCGTTTGAGGGCAACAGCCATGTCGAATGGTTCGAAGGCAATTTCGAATCCTATGAGGAAGACAAGCGCCGCCGCCTGGGCGACGAGGCCGACCGGCCGCACCGGATGACGTACAAGAAATTGACGCGTTAA
- a CDS encoding TadE/TadG family type IV pilus assembly protein → MMARRSWSRLRIDQRGAAVIELALVLPMVIMFIFGLIEGARAIWTFQTLQETAFKAARCMVIGRTPCESTDDARNYAVAIAGQSNITVPLDGVTAEAAATCDGLGGQGRVQIVMPYEVVIGSFLNMDISNLTVTACMPVPPSS, encoded by the coding sequence ATGATGGCGCGGCGAAGCTGGAGCCGCCTGCGTATCGACCAGCGGGGCGCGGCGGTCATCGAACTGGCGCTGGTGCTGCCGATGGTGATCATGTTCATCTTCGGCCTGATCGAAGGTGCGCGCGCGATCTGGACGTTCCAGACGCTGCAGGAGACCGCGTTCAAAGCGGCGCGCTGCATGGTGATCGGCCGCACGCCGTGCGAAAGCACCGATGATGCGCGAAACTATGCAGTCGCGATTGCAGGTCAATCAAACATCACCGTGCCGCTTGACGGAGTGACCGCCGAGGCCGCAGCCACCTGCGACGGGCTGGGCGGGCAGGGGCGGGTGCAGATCGTCATGCCCTATGAAGTGGTGATCGGCAGCTTCCTCAATATGGATATCAGCAATCTGACCGTCACCGCATGCATGCCGGTGCCGCCTTCAAGCTGA
- the trmFO gene encoding methylenetetrahydrofolate--tRNA-(uracil(54)-C(5))-methyltransferase (FADH(2)-oxidizing) TrmFO, protein MTDAVHIVGGGLAGSEAAWQLAEAGVPVVLHEMRGVEPTPAHHTADFAELVCSNSFRSDEAEKSAIGLLHEEMRRLGSLILASADTHRVPAGAALAVDRDGFSAAVTAAISGHPLVEVRRELVDGLPPEDWGRTIIATGPLTAAPLAEAIRALTGEDSLAFFDAIAPIVHREAIDMDTAWFQSRWNKGDGKDYINCPMTKDEYNAFIDALLAGDKTEFKQWEQDTPYFEGCMPVEVMASRGRETLRYGPMKPVGLDDPRTGRWPYAVVQLRQDNALGTLWNIVGFQTKLKHAEQVRIFRTIPGLQDAQFARLGGLHRNTFINSPRLLDDRLRLKELPRISFAGQITGCEGYVESAAVGLIAGRFAAAEVLGRSIEPPPVTTALGALLHHITGGADDTTFQPMNVNFGLFPPLDGRTRKNERKVAMVARARTALGEWVEEAQAVEPAA, encoded by the coding sequence ATGACCGATGCAGTCCATATCGTCGGCGGCGGCCTTGCGGGGTCGGAAGCCGCCTGGCAGCTTGCCGAGGCGGGCGTCCCCGTCGTCCTCCACGAAATGCGCGGGGTGGAGCCGACGCCTGCCCACCACACGGCCGATTTCGCCGAACTCGTCTGTTCCAACAGCTTTCGTTCGGACGAGGCGGAAAAGAGCGCCATCGGCCTCCTTCATGAGGAAATGCGGCGGCTCGGTTCGCTGATCCTAGCATCGGCCGACACGCATCGCGTGCCTGCGGGCGCCGCGCTGGCGGTGGACCGGGACGGCTTTTCCGCCGCCGTCACCGCCGCCATCTCAGGCCATCCGCTGGTCGAGGTCAGGCGCGAGCTGGTGGACGGCCTTCCGCCCGAAGACTGGGGCCGCACCATCATCGCCACCGGCCCGCTCACCGCCGCTCCGCTGGCAGAGGCGATCCGCGCCCTGACCGGAGAAGACAGCCTCGCCTTCTTCGATGCGATCGCGCCGATCGTCCATCGCGAGGCGATCGACATGGACACGGCCTGGTTCCAGTCCCGCTGGAATAAGGGTGACGGCAAGGACTACATCAACTGCCCGATGACGAAGGACGAATACAACGCCTTCATCGACGCGCTGCTCGCGGGCGATAAGACCGAGTTCAAGCAGTGGGAGCAGGACACCCCCTATTTCGAAGGCTGCATGCCGGTGGAGGTGATGGCCTCGCGCGGGCGGGAAACGCTGCGCTATGGCCCGATGAAGCCGGTGGGGCTGGATGATCCGCGCACCGGGCGCTGGCCTTATGCCGTTGTCCAGCTTCGGCAGGACAATGCGCTCGGCACGCTGTGGAACATCGTCGGCTTCCAGACCAAGTTGAAACATGCCGAGCAGGTGCGTATCTTCCGCACCATTCCCGGCCTTCAGGACGCGCAGTTCGCCCGGCTTGGCGGGCTGCATCGCAACACCTTCATCAACTCGCCCCGGCTGCTGGACGACCGGCTCAGGCTGAAGGAGCTTCCGCGCATTTCCTTTGCCGGGCAGATCACCGGCTGCGAGGGCTATGTCGAAAGCGCGGCGGTGGGGCTGATAGCCGGGCGTTTCGCCGCAGCTGAAGTTCTGGGGCGCAGCATTGAGCCGCCGCCCGTCACCACCGCGCTCGGCGCGCTGCTCCACCATATCACCGGCGGGGCCGACGACACCACATTCCAGCCGATGAACGTCAATTTCGGACTGTTCCCGCCGCTCGACGGACGCACCCGCAAGAATGAACGCAAGGTGGCGATGGTCGCCCGTGCCCGGACCGCGCTCGGCGAATGGGTGGAGGAAGCGCAGGCGGTCGAACCGGCGGCGTAA
- a CDS encoding TadE/TadG family type IV pilus assembly protein produces the protein MSARNIIRSLSGALPDRRGVAAIELAFTLPVLTFLSLGAFDVARMLSAQIDYQQAAAEVASLALARPPQSDTAYLKQAAMSASGLTEDKVTVATSLTCNGTASNSSCASGQEQARYVIVTLNGQYAPLWTHFGVSQTINLDVVRKVRYQ, from the coding sequence TTGTCAGCTAGGAACATCATCCGGTCGCTCTCCGGCGCGCTGCCCGACCGACGCGGCGTTGCGGCGATCGAGCTTGCCTTCACGCTGCCGGTGCTGACTTTCCTGTCGCTTGGCGCGTTCGACGTCGCGCGCATGCTGTCGGCACAGATCGATTATCAGCAGGCGGCCGCCGAAGTGGCGAGCCTGGCGCTGGCACGGCCGCCGCAGAGCGACACCGCTTATCTGAAGCAGGCGGCGATGTCCGCGTCCGGCCTGACCGAAGACAAGGTAACGGTCGCCACATCGCTGACCTGCAACGGGACCGCATCGAACAGCAGCTGCGCATCGGGGCAGGAGCAGGCACGCTATGTGATCGTCACGTTGAACGGGCAATATGCGCCGCTCTGGACTCATTTCGGTGTCAGCCAGACGATCAATCTCGATGTCGTCCGCAAGGTGCGTTACCAGTGA
- a CDS encoding TadE/TadG family type IV pilus assembly protein has product MFARILNKARHPLRSVGKDRRGNVLVLTAAALPVMIGGAGLGVDVTQWYLWQRELQMSVDTAALAGAYSKVQGKDYNVSANAALTDNKQVLDYLGTPSVTVVSWSGGTNNAVRVSAQTQRDLPFSSLFLPAGPTITATATAAVIDSGEFCMLATNETAQAAVSIGGNALLQLGCGIATNSNHSEAIKIFGSSQVDADPLTAMGGITAGSNNLIGDTTTRPYSVKQTDPLAHLTTPPAGTSRTYDKNNATLQPGTYSDMQIKGSHTLAPGVYTIDGGSLKVAAQYNLSGSGVIFVLKNGATIDINGGSNISFTAPTSDQITASPGTYNNISSEFGGVLIFEDKATSVAGKDSRINGNATLHLGGAIYMPNQDMEMTGNASPSTQCLLLIANTIGISGNPIIPNSCPPGSSPPGNFGAKVVRLVS; this is encoded by the coding sequence ATGTTCGCGCGCATCCTGAACAAGGCACGTCATCCGCTCCGCTCTGTCGGTAAAGACAGGCGCGGCAATGTGCTGGTGCTGACCGCCGCCGCCCTTCCGGTGATGATCGGGGGGGCCGGGCTGGGGGTGGACGTCACCCAGTGGTATCTCTGGCAGCGCGAATTGCAGATGTCCGTCGATACGGCCGCGCTTGCAGGGGCCTATTCAAAGGTACAGGGCAAGGATTACAACGTCAGCGCCAATGCCGCGCTGACCGACAACAAGCAGGTTCTGGACTATCTCGGCACGCCAAGCGTGACGGTGGTGAGTTGGAGCGGCGGCACCAACAATGCAGTCCGCGTGTCGGCGCAGACCCAGCGCGACCTGCCGTTCTCCAGCCTATTCCTGCCTGCCGGCCCCACCATCACCGCCACCGCGACTGCGGCGGTGATCGATTCCGGCGAGTTCTGCATGCTTGCGACCAACGAGACTGCACAGGCGGCCGTCAGCATCGGCGGCAATGCGCTGCTTCAACTCGGCTGCGGGATCGCGACCAATTCGAACCACTCCGAGGCGATCAAGATCTTCGGTTCATCGCAGGTGGACGCAGATCCGCTGACTGCGATGGGCGGCATAACCGCCGGATCGAACAACCTGATCGGCGATACGACAACGCGGCCCTATTCGGTGAAGCAGACCGATCCGCTGGCGCATCTCACCACGCCGCCCGCCGGCACGTCGCGGACCTATGACAAGAACAACGCGACTTTGCAGCCGGGGACCTATTCCGACATGCAAATCAAGGGCAGCCACACTCTGGCGCCCGGCGTCTACACGATCGACGGCGGCTCGCTGAAAGTGGCCGCCCAATATAATCTGTCGGGCTCCGGCGTGATCTTTGTGCTGAAAAACGGCGCCACGATCGACATCAACGGCGGTTCGAATATCAGCTTTACCGCGCCCACGTCAGACCAGATCACGGCTTCTCCGGGGACATACAACAACATCTCGTCAGAGTTTGGCGGCGTGCTGATCTTCGAGGACAAGGCGACATCCGTCGCAGGCAAGGACAGTCGCATCAACGGCAATGCGACGCTGCACCTGGGCGGGGCGATCTACATGCCCAATCAGGACATGGAAATGACCGGCAATGCTTCGCCCAGCACCCAGTGCCTGCTCCTGATCGCCAATACCATTGGCATCAGCGGCAATCCCATCATCCCCAACTCCTGTCCGCCGGGTTCGTCCCCTCCCGGCAATTTCGGTGCAAAGGTGGTGCGTCTTGTCAGCTAG
- a CDS encoding glutaredoxin family protein, translated as MADMANQPAGTKKAVLYRMVMPDHVCPYGLKAKHLLKRAGYEVEDHHLATREATDAFKAEHGVRTTPQVFIGGKRIGGHDDLRRFLGKRVIDPEATSYRPVIALFAMTALMAMAASHAEYGSALTVRAAEWLIAFSMVVLSLLKLQNVGSFATMFLNYDLLARRWPPYSYVYPFAEGLAGVLMVAGAMNWISVPVALFIGTVGAASVFKAVYIDRRELKCACVGGSSNVPLGFVSLTENLMMIAMAIWMTAGHG; from the coding sequence ATGGCGGACATGGCGAACCAGCCGGCAGGCACGAAAAAGGCAGTTCTCTACCGCATGGTCATGCCGGACCATGTCTGCCCTTATGGGCTGAAGGCGAAACATCTGCTGAAGCGTGCAGGCTATGAGGTGGAGGATCATCACCTCGCCACGCGCGAGGCGACCGACGCCTTCAAGGCCGAGCACGGTGTCCGGACCACGCCGCAGGTGTTCATCGGCGGCAAAAGGATCGGCGGGCATGACGATCTGCGCCGCTTCCTGGGCAAGCGGGTCATCGATCCCGAGGCGACGAGCTATCGCCCGGTGATCGCGCTGTTCGCCATGACCGCGCTGATGGCGATGGCGGCGAGCCACGCCGAATATGGGAGCGCGCTCACCGTTCGCGCCGCCGAATGGTTGATCGCCTTTTCGATGGTGGTGCTGTCACTTCTGAAGCTCCAGAACGTCGGGAGCTTCGCGACCATGTTCCTGAACTATGACCTGCTCGCTCGGCGCTGGCCGCCTTACAGCTATGTTTATCCCTTTGCCGAAGGACTGGCGGGCGTGCTGATGGTGGCGGGCGCGATGAACTGGATTTCCGTGCCGGTGGCGCTGTTCATAGGCACGGTGGGGGCGGCATCCGTCTTCAAGGCCGTCTATATCGACAGGCGGGAGCTGAAATGCGCGTGCGTGGGCGGATCGAGCAATGTCCCGCTCGGCTTCGTCTCGCTGACCGAAAACCTGATGATGATCGCCATGGCGATCTGGATGACGGCGGGGCACGGCTGA
- a CDS encoding squalene/phytoene synthase family protein, whose protein sequence is MIADLVAAGDPERWLAATYARRQARPGLAALFALDISLGRLVASTNEPMIGAIRIAWWREALEKLHQPPVPGEPVLQALAHEVTGGDAAKCAALAALTDGWLTLIEAETVDAPTLEAHAEQRGARLFALAAELLGADDTEGSLRQMGRGWALVDLASRLSLQKERAEAVAMAADIFAEAPPRVRGARPLLALGALARRDALSQLKDRRIGSPGRQLRMLRALLTGR, encoded by the coding sequence GTGATCGCCGATCTCGTGGCGGCGGGCGATCCGGAACGCTGGCTGGCCGCAACCTATGCGCGCAGGCAGGCGCGCCCCGGCCTGGCGGCGCTGTTCGCGCTCGACATATCGCTGGGACGGCTCGTCGCCTCAACCAACGAACCGATGATCGGCGCGATCCGCATCGCCTGGTGGCGGGAGGCGCTGGAAAAACTGCACCAGCCGCCGGTCCCGGGCGAGCCGGTGTTGCAGGCGCTGGCCCATGAGGTGACGGGCGGAGACGCGGCGAAATGCGCTGCGCTGGCAGCGCTGACGGATGGCTGGCTTACGCTGATCGAAGCGGAGACGGTGGATGCGCCGACGCTGGAGGCGCATGCGGAGCAGCGCGGCGCGCGGCTGTTCGCGCTTGCCGCCGAGTTGCTTGGCGCGGACGATACCGAAGGATCGCTGCGGCAGATGGGGCGGGGCTGGGCGCTGGTGGATCTCGCGAGCCGGCTTTCGCTCCAGAAGGAACGGGCCGAGGCGGTGGCGATGGCGGCCGACATATTTGCAGAAGCCCCGCCGCGAGTGCGCGGGGCGCGTCCGTTGCTTGCACTGGGGGCGCTTGCCCGCCGCGATGCGCTGTCGCAGTTGAAGGACCGGCGGATAGGGTCGCCCGGACGGCAGCTTCGCATGTTGCGGGCGTTGCTTACCGGACGATGA